In one Cupriavidus taiwanensis genomic region, the following are encoded:
- a CDS encoding SDR family oxidoreductase — MDLGLRGKHALVCGASKGLGFACADALAAEGVDVVIVARGAEALEKAAADLRARHGRRVIAVATDITTPEGRKAALAAAAKLGELDILVNNAGGPPPGNFRDWERSDWLAALDANMLTPIELIKATVDGMIARKWGRIINITSGAVKAPIDVLGLSNGARSGLTGFVAGVAREVAQHGVTINNLLPGPFNTDRLFKTMEGGAKKAGLSIEEVAQRRAAANPSRRFGEPAEFGATCAFLCSRHAGYITGQNILLDGGAFPGTF, encoded by the coding sequence ATGGATCTGGGACTGCGCGGCAAGCATGCGCTGGTATGCGGCGCCAGCAAGGGCCTGGGCTTCGCCTGCGCCGATGCGCTGGCGGCCGAGGGCGTCGACGTGGTGATCGTGGCGCGCGGCGCCGAGGCGCTGGAAAAGGCCGCGGCCGACCTGCGCGCGCGCCATGGCCGCCGCGTGATCGCGGTGGCGACCGACATCACCACGCCCGAGGGCCGCAAGGCGGCGCTCGCCGCCGCCGCCAAGCTCGGCGAGCTCGACATCCTGGTCAACAACGCCGGCGGCCCCCCGCCGGGCAATTTCCGCGACTGGGAGCGCAGCGACTGGCTGGCCGCGCTCGACGCCAACATGCTGACCCCGATCGAGCTGATCAAGGCCACCGTCGACGGCATGATCGCGCGCAAGTGGGGCCGCATCATCAATATCACCAGCGGCGCGGTCAAGGCGCCGATCGATGTGCTGGGCCTGTCCAATGGCGCGCGCTCCGGCCTGACCGGCTTCGTTGCCGGCGTCGCGCGCGAAGTGGCGCAGCACGGCGTCACCATCAACAACCTGCTGCCGGGCCCGTTCAATACCGACCGCCTGTTCAAGACCATGGAGGGCGGCGCGAAGAAGGCCGGCCTGAGCATCGAGGAAGTGGCGCAGCGCCGCGCCGCGGCCAACCCGTCGCGCCGCTTCGGCGAGCCCGCCGAGTTCGGTGCCACCTGCGCCTTCCTGTGCAGCCGCCATGCCGGCTACATCACCGGACAGAACATCCTGCTCGACGGCGGCGCCTTTCCCGGCACGTTCTGA